The following coding sequences are from one Melanotaenia boesemani isolate fMelBoe1 chromosome 19, fMelBoe1.pri, whole genome shotgun sequence window:
- the LOC121630521 gene encoding eukaryotic translation initiation factor 4E-binding protein 2-like isoform X2, with the protein MSAGGQTTRSREIPAVRRIAIHDAAHMPQDYSTTPGGTLFSTTPGGTRIIYDRKFLLQCRTSPLTRTPPNLPDIPGVTRPLNPDSPSDTNQPEQTANNNNDHDVHSEENAGDDAQFEMDI; encoded by the exons ATGTCAGCAGGAGGCCAGACCACACGAAGCAGGGAGATCCCAGCTGTCAGGCGGATCGCCATTCACGATGCTGCCCACATGCCCCAGGACTACTCCACGACCCCAGGAGGAACTCTGTTTAGCACCACTCCAGGAG GTACCAGAATCATCTACGACAGGAAGTTTCTCCTGCAGTGTCGGACATCTCCCCTGACTCGTACGCCCCCCAACCTGCCCGATATCCCAGgggttaccaggccgcttaacCCTGACTCCCCCTCTGACACAAACCAGCCAGAACAGACGGCGAACAACAACAACGACCATGATGTGCATTCAGAGGAGAATGCAG gGGACGATGCCCAGTTTGAAATGGACATCTAA
- the LOC121630521 gene encoding eukaryotic translation initiation factor 4E-binding protein 2-like isoform X1, giving the protein MSAGGQTTRSREIPAVRRIAIHDAAHMPQDYSTTPGGTLFSTTPGGTRIIYDRKFLLQCRTSPLTRTPPNLPDIPGVTRPLNPDSPSDTNQPEQTANNNNDHDVHSEENAGKGDDAQFEMDI; this is encoded by the exons ATGTCAGCAGGAGGCCAGACCACACGAAGCAGGGAGATCCCAGCTGTCAGGCGGATCGCCATTCACGATGCTGCCCACATGCCCCAGGACTACTCCACGACCCCAGGAGGAACTCTGTTTAGCACCACTCCAGGAG GTACCAGAATCATCTACGACAGGAAGTTTCTCCTGCAGTGTCGGACATCTCCCCTGACTCGTACGCCCCCCAACCTGCCCGATATCCCAGgggttaccaggccgcttaacCCTGACTCCCCCTCTGACACAAACCAGCCAGAACAGACGGCGAACAACAACAACGACCATGATGTGCATTCAGAGGAGAATGCAGGTAAAG gGGACGATGCCCAGTTTGAAATGGACATCTAA